One window of the Anolis sagrei isolate rAnoSag1 chromosome 5, rAnoSag1.mat, whole genome shotgun sequence genome contains the following:
- the LOC137097127 gene encoding uncharacterized protein PF3D7_1120000-like gives MSAQKKQERDRDKEKDKKTSNKKDTPPEEPNIKDVLAEITKLHLVIQNIQTKQDTQNAALKEELKEMKKDLKESQDTQNATLKEELKEMKKDLKEELHIALKREMNETREDITRLKQENNELKKENENFKEQQLDLRKKLKTMEGEISSLTLHKETQEFREKEHQLRFRNIIEEDNENIREIIMELILPLCKTTPDIIGNHLDRVLRINSNYAKKNKVPRDVLVFFTKRATRDAILRENAKSPIMYKGNKIAILKETPITVLERRRKYRFLTDELNRRNVRFRWAKT, from the coding sequence ATGTCTGCCCaaaaaaaacaggaaagagacagagacaaagagaaagacaaaaagaCGAGCAACAAGAAGGACACGCCACCGGAAGAACCGAACATTAAAGATGTGCTAGCAGAAATAACCAAATTACATTTAGTGATACAGAACATCCAAACCAAACAAGACACCCAGAATGCAGCGTTGAAAGAAGAATTAAAAGAGATGAAGAAAGATTTAAAAGAATCACAAGACACACAAAACGCAACTCTAAAAGAAGAACTTAAAGAGATGAAGAAAGACCTAAAAGAAGAACTACACATTGCTCTCAAGAGGGAGATGAACGAGACGAGAGAAGATATAACCAGACTGAAACAGGAGAATAATGAACTTAAAAAAGAGAACGAGAACTTCAAAGAGCAACAACTTGACTtaagaaagaaactaaaaacaaTGGAAGGGGAAATCTCCTCACTAACACTTCATAAAGAAACACAAGAATTTAGAGAAAAAGAACATCAATTAAGATTCCGCAACATAATAGAAGAGGATAATGAAAATATCCGAGAAATAATAATGGAACTAATATTGCCCCTATGCAAGACCACGCCAGATATAATAGGTAATCACCTGGACCGGGTCCTGAGGATAAATTCCAACTATGCAAAGAAGAACAAAGTCCCACGTGACGTCTTGGTCTTCTTTACAAAGAGAGCAACAAGGGATGCAATCCTCAGAGAGAACGCAAAATCCCCAATaatgtacaagggaaataaaatcGCGATCCTCAAAGAAACACCAATAACAGTactagaaagaagaagga